A window from Chloroherpetonaceae bacterium encodes these proteins:
- the accC gene encoding acetyl-CoA carboxylase biotin carboxylase subunit gives MFKKILIANRGEIAMRVIRTCREMGIQTVAVYSTADSDSLHVKYADEAVCIGPAVSKESYLNIPRLIAAAEITNSDAIHPGYGFLSENAEFSEICTESGIKFIGPTPEMIRSMGDKNTAKETVKRVGVPTIPGSNGLLTSLEDAKETAIRVGYPVIIKATAGGGGKGMRVVQKEDELEKAFVTAKNEAEKAFGNGGVYMEKFLEEPRHIEIQVLGDQFGNVVHFGERDCSVQRRHQKLIEESPSPIMTEELRAQMGEAAIATAKAIHYEGAGTIEFLVDKYRKFYFMEMNTRIQVEHPVTEEVCDVDLIRQQILVAAGKRISLKKVVPKGHAIECRINAEDPDHDFRPSPGELKVFHVPGGHGVRVETHAYAGYRIPSNYDSMIAKLIVHAHTREEAIERMIRALDEFTVEGIKTTIGFHKKVMLSKLFRSGNFDTSFIEKANVK, from the coding sequence TTGTTTAAGAAAATTTTAATCGCCAATCGTGGTGAGATTGCAATGCGAGTGATTCGCACTTGCCGCGAAATGGGTATTCAAACCGTTGCGGTTTATTCTACAGCCGATTCCGATTCATTACATGTAAAATATGCTGATGAAGCCGTTTGCATTGGCCCGGCAGTTAGCAAAGAAAGCTATCTTAATATTCCTCGATTAATCGCTGCGGCTGAAATCACCAATTCGGATGCCATTCACCCCGGGTATGGCTTCCTTTCTGAAAATGCCGAATTCTCTGAGATATGTACCGAATCAGGAATTAAGTTTATAGGACCAACACCGGAAATGATTCGCTCGATGGGCGATAAAAACACGGCTAAGGAAACGGTTAAGCGCGTTGGGGTGCCTACTATTCCGGGCAGTAACGGATTGCTGACAAGTTTAGAAGATGCCAAAGAAACAGCGATACGTGTCGGCTATCCTGTGATTATTAAGGCAACTGCAGGAGGAGGCGGAAAAGGGATGCGCGTGGTACAAAAGGAAGATGAACTTGAAAAAGCCTTTGTAACCGCTAAAAACGAAGCTGAAAAAGCCTTTGGCAATGGCGGTGTTTATATGGAAAAATTCCTCGAGGAGCCGAGGCATATTGAAATTCAAGTTTTGGGAGATCAATTTGGCAATGTCGTTCATTTTGGTGAACGTGATTGCTCGGTTCAACGGCGTCATCAAAAGCTTATTGAAGAATCACCGTCACCCATAATGACTGAGGAATTGCGTGCTCAAATGGGTGAAGCCGCAATCGCTACTGCAAAAGCAATACATTACGAAGGGGCCGGAACAATTGAATTTTTGGTTGATAAATACCGAAAATTTTACTTTATGGAAATGAACACCCGAATTCAAGTGGAGCATCCGGTTACCGAAGAAGTGTGTGATGTCGATTTGATTCGACAGCAGATTTTAGTAGCGGCCGGAAAGCGAATTTCATTGAAAAAGGTTGTGCCGAAAGGTCATGCAATTGAATGTAGAATCAATGCCGAAGATCCTGATCATGACTTTAGACCTTCTCCGGGTGAACTCAAGGTATTTCATGTACCCGGCGGTCACGGTGTTCGGGTTGAAACGCATGCGTATGCGGGTTATCGAATTCCCTCAAATTATGATTCTATGATTGCAAAGTTAATTGTTCACGCACATACCCGAGAAGAGGCCATTGAGCGAATGATTCGAGCGCTCGATGAATTCACGGTTGAAGGAATCAAAACAACGATTGGATTTCATAAAAAAGTGATGCTTTCAAAGCTTTTCAGAAGCGGGAATTTTGATACAAGCTTTATTGAAAAGGCGAATGTGAAGTAA
- a CDS encoding geranylgeranylglycerol-phosphate geranylgeranyltransferase, protein MTRVFQQVNGLWSLARPSNVLLFIFANALGGIILQGSTAFSDDGFWMLVLSGTLVGAAANIINDVFDIEIDRINKPLRPLVLGEISESVAIYAWAIFNSLAVLLSFSVSFAAFAIAFFSAILLYVYSRWMKRVIVLGNLVVALVVSASICFGALFTDFHSKLLFPAGLTFIAVFAREILKDAEDIIGDRAGGIETLPTRIGIKKALFIIAFIQGLAILWAISPLMILDTYPLKRPFLYAILIFIFAGITLYGTFQSFGSHTPQTLHQINNLQKIAFLFALLSFAVG, encoded by the coding sequence ATGACTCGCGTGTTTCAACAGGTCAATGGACTTTGGAGTTTAGCCCGTCCTTCAAATGTTTTACTTTTCATTTTTGCCAATGCTCTTGGCGGAATCATCCTTCAAGGCTCAACGGCTTTTTCGGACGACGGGTTTTGGATGTTGGTTTTATCAGGAACATTGGTTGGTGCTGCTGCGAACATCATCAACGATGTTTTTGATATCGAAATTGACCGTATCAATAAGCCGCTTCGACCTTTGGTTTTGGGAGAAATTTCTGAAAGCGTTGCGATTTATGCGTGGGCCATATTCAATTCACTTGCGGTTCTCTTATCTTTTTCAGTTAGTTTTGCAGCATTTGCAATTGCTTTTTTTTCTGCAATTCTTCTCTATGTGTATAGCCGTTGGATGAAACGCGTGATTGTTTTAGGAAATTTGGTGGTCGCACTCGTTGTTTCAGCATCGATTTGTTTTGGGGCACTTTTTACAGATTTTCATTCGAAGTTGCTCTTTCCCGCAGGATTAACTTTCATAGCCGTATTTGCACGAGAAATCTTAAAAGATGCAGAGGACATCATTGGCGATCGTGCCGGCGGTATTGAAACTTTACCAACACGAATCGGGATCAAAAAAGCCCTTTTCATCATTGCATTTATCCAAGGTCTCGCCATTCTTTGGGCGATTTCACCGTTGATGATTCTTGATACTTATCCCTTGAAACGACCTTTTCTTTATGCAATTCTGATTTTCATTTTTGCAGGCATCACACTTTATGGGACATTTCAATCCTTTGGAAGTCACACCCCGCAAACCCTCCATCAAATCAATAATCTTCAGAAAATTGCGTTTTTATTTGCGCTTCTCTCGTTTGCAGTTGGATAA
- a CDS encoding UbiA family prenyltransferase, with protein MTSSLLAILTIIRAVNLPVFFLGSLLGSLIARSNRDEFFQSGVWLLSIAAVFLAAAVNTINDIIDIEIDRINRPSRPLVTQAISKTTAFWIYGITISIGLLLPFYYSIQNQTLESFFIALFFAVTGTLYSFYFKQTPLFGNMIVALDVALVIALGASANTTFYDQLSGSSVFALLYAMLFAFFITLLRELLKDMEDINGDRSNNAKTFPVVFGFSQSSSLLLLILGVLFALSLLPYFQGVWGVGYLIFVLISDGVTLYAIFRIYQVRKSEALFFQRVSYSSLMLKLSMVIGLLAIFLGELINL; from the coding sequence ATGACGTCATCTCTACTCGCCATATTAACGATTATCCGCGCTGTTAATTTACCTGTTTTTTTCTTAGGATCACTTTTGGGGTCTTTGATTGCACGATCTAATCGAGATGAATTCTTTCAATCAGGCGTCTGGTTGCTTTCCATCGCAGCGGTTTTCCTCGCAGCGGCTGTCAATACCATCAATGACATAATAGATATCGAGATTGATAGAATTAACCGACCTTCAAGACCCCTTGTTACGCAAGCAATATCGAAAACGACTGCTTTTTGGATTTATGGGATTACAATAAGCATTGGCTTATTACTTCCGTTTTATTATTCAATTCAAAATCAAACCCTTGAATCGTTTTTCATCGCTCTCTTCTTTGCCGTTACCGGGACACTTTACAGCTTTTATTTCAAACAAACGCCACTGTTCGGAAACATGATCGTAGCTTTGGATGTCGCTTTGGTAATTGCTCTTGGGGCTTCTGCAAATACCACCTTTTACGATCAACTCAGCGGCTCTTCAGTTTTCGCGCTGCTTTATGCAATGCTATTTGCATTTTTCATCACCTTACTTCGTGAACTCCTCAAAGATATGGAGGATATCAACGGAGATAGGTCTAATAATGCCAAGACCTTTCCAGTAGTTTTTGGATTCTCACAATCTTCAAGCCTTTTGCTTTTAATTCTGGGGGTTCTCTTTGCGCTCTCTCTCCTTCCGTATTTCCAGGGTGTTTGGGGCGTCGGTTATCTCATTTTTGTTTTGATTTCTGATGGCGTAACACTTTATGCAATTTTTAGAATTTATCAAGTGAGAAAAAGTGAAGCCCTCTTTTTTCAAAGAGTTTCATACTCAAGCTTAATGCTTAAACTGTCAATGGTTATTGGGCTCTTGGCCATATTCCTTGGCGAATTAATCAACTTATGA
- the queG gene encoding tRNA epoxyqueuosine(34) reductase QueG, whose protein sequence is MISIEESIKGRALQLGFSQCGISKPEPLEEEAIHLENWLKKGFHGEMKYMESNFEKRINPKALFPEVKTIVSVTAHYDAPKSENESSPELLESKSSSTFARVSTYAAREDYHQVMKEKLKELFEFICERFGAINGRAFVDSAPLMDKALALRAGLGWIGKHTNLISKKQGSFYFIGSLLLDIEIKPSATIQVDHCGSCTACLDLCPTEAIVAPFQVDARKCISYLTIELKRDFTDDESALLGEWLFGCDICQAVCPWNRFQNETRLKGFSTKNELLFLDPNQIDALTKSTFEKTFGVTPIFRTGLRRLKRNAAAVRKNKLK, encoded by the coding sequence ATGATTTCGATAGAGGAGTCGATTAAAGGTCGCGCATTGCAACTGGGTTTTTCTCAATGCGGGATTTCAAAACCCGAACCTTTAGAAGAAGAAGCAATTCATCTAGAAAATTGGCTCAAAAAAGGATTCCACGGCGAAATGAAGTATATGGAGTCGAATTTTGAAAAGCGAATTAACCCCAAAGCCCTTTTCCCGGAAGTGAAAACCATTGTTTCGGTAACTGCTCATTACGATGCTCCGAAAAGTGAGAATGAATCCAGCCCAGAATTATTAGAATCAAAATCGTCATCGACCTTTGCGCGTGTGTCAACTTATGCTGCAAGAGAAGACTATCATCAAGTGATGAAAGAAAAGCTAAAGGAACTTTTCGAATTTATCTGCGAGCGATTTGGAGCCATCAATGGAAGAGCATTTGTGGATTCGGCACCTTTGATGGATAAAGCACTTGCACTGCGTGCCGGTTTGGGTTGGATTGGTAAGCACACAAATTTGATTTCAAAAAAGCAAGGTTCATTTTATTTTATTGGCTCGTTGCTATTGGATATAGAAATAAAACCAAGTGCAACGATTCAGGTTGATCACTGTGGAAGTTGCACCGCATGTCTCGACTTGTGCCCAACGGAAGCAATTGTTGCCCCCTTCCAAGTTGATGCACGGAAATGTATTTCATATTTAACCATCGAATTAAAGCGTGATTTCACAGATGATGAAAGTGCGTTATTGGGAGAGTGGCTCTTTGGCTGTGATATTTGCCAAGCGGTTTGCCCGTGGAATCGATTTCAAAATGAAACAAGACTTAAGGGATTCTCAACGAAAAACGAGCTGCTTTTTCTTGACCCAAATCAGATTGATGCGTTAACCAAATCAACATTTGAGAAGACTTTCGGCGTTACGCCTATTTTTCGAACTGGGCTTCGAAGGCTAAAAAGAAATGCCGCGGCTGTTCGAAAGAATAAATTGAAGTGA
- a CDS encoding helix-hairpin-helix domain-containing protein: MHRLLVFMFALALGTSGLHSQTARLDRGGRAIGVGGAFTGLSNSSEAIFYNPAGLASVPFRQASFFYAAPYGISELNHFSFSYLDPEILSDYGSLGLAASRYGFDLYNETMASISYANNFFKRFFVGVTLSYNRITALNYGSAGAFGIDLGILTFITPELSLGFSAFNLNAPSYGIVEEPAAQTYTLGVAYRITNELRFLVDFEKDVKFPLLIKSGVEYFPIPFFAIRSGFNFTAANATPSQLTAGFGFRYSLFDIDYAALNHPDLGLSHQLSFSFRFGKADTPENTDEEINDFIEDIFLSPKQELQQGKKINLNLATLDDFMLLPTMTTQIAKRILQYREDYGGFKTISELKFIRGVNRERFKILEPYVTLTTESE, encoded by the coding sequence ATGCACCGCTTATTGGTTTTCATGTTTGCGCTTGCCCTTGGCACCTCGGGATTGCATTCTCAAACCGCTCGGCTTGATCGCGGAGGCCGTGCGATTGGTGTAGGTGGTGCTTTTACCGGGCTTTCAAATTCATCAGAGGCCATTTTCTATAATCCCGCCGGGTTAGCAAGTGTACCCTTCCGACAAGCCAGTTTTTTTTATGCCGCACCTTATGGCATTTCTGAGTTAAATCATTTTAGTTTCAGTTATTTAGATCCGGAGATACTCAGCGATTATGGTTCGCTTGGGCTTGCGGCCTCGCGTTATGGATTTGATTTATATAATGAAACAATGGCTTCTATCAGTTACGCAAATAATTTCTTCAAACGATTTTTTGTTGGGGTAACCCTCTCCTACAACCGAATTACAGCATTGAATTATGGAAGTGCCGGCGCATTTGGAATTGATTTGGGCATTCTCACCTTTATTACGCCAGAGCTTTCTCTTGGATTTTCAGCGTTTAATCTGAATGCCCCAAGCTACGGCATTGTAGAAGAACCTGCAGCACAAACTTACACACTCGGCGTTGCCTATCGGATAACAAATGAACTGCGATTTTTAGTAGATTTTGAGAAGGATGTTAAGTTCCCCTTGCTAATAAAATCGGGGGTTGAATACTTCCCGATTCCATTTTTTGCTATTCGCAGTGGATTTAATTTTACCGCTGCCAACGCGACACCAAGTCAACTCACCGCAGGGTTTGGATTTCGATATTCACTTTTTGACATCGATTATGCCGCACTCAATCACCCCGACCTTGGTCTCAGCCATCAACTCTCTTTTTCATTTCGATTTGGGAAAGCCGATACACCCGAAAATACCGATGAAGAAATCAACGATTTCATCGAAGATATTTTTCTCTCGCCTAAGCAAGAATTGCAACAAGGAAAAAAAATCAACTTGAATCTCGCAACGCTTGATGATTTCATGCTCTTGCCTACGATGACAACGCAAATCGCGAAACGAATTTTACAATACCGAGAGGACTACGGCGGGTTTAAGACCATCTCGGAATTGAAATTTATTCGCGGGGTTAACCGAGAGCGATTTAAGATTCTTGAGCCTTATGTTACGCTCACTACAGAATCTGAATAA